A region of the Lachancea thermotolerans CBS 6340 chromosome E complete sequence genome:
GTAAACTTAAAGGACAGGTTCAAGATATCACAATACAAGCAATCTGCCAGCGATGGGCGGCTGTTTATGTAATAATATGTTGTGTCGTTCCGTACGTTGCGCTCATGAAATGAAGCAGTAATAAAAATAATTggtgaaaagtttgaaagcTCATCGGTAGGTCTGCGCTTagattgaagaaagaaTTAGGAGTGAGAAGACAAATATCATGGACTTGAAAAGCAGCTATTCCAACTCCGAACTTAGACCTTTCTATGCCGGAAGTGGTGCGGTTGCATCAGTCTCCGAAGATGGGAGACTGCTCGCGACATCTGTGATCGATGAGGTCAACATTATAGAGCTAGCTCCAACTAAACGCGTACTGCATAGAATCGAAAATGACGATGAGCAGGAAATTACAGCCTTGAAGCTTACGCCAGATGGAGAATACCTCTGTTACGTTTCACAGGCGCAGCTCTTGCGCATATATCACTTAAGATCTAAGCGCGTGGTGAGATCAATGAAGGTCTCTTCTCCAGTTTATGTCATTGACTGCGACCCAAGCTCCACTCTCGTGGCTCTTGGTGGAACAGATGGTAGTGTTAGTGTCATTGACATCGAAAACGGTTATGTCACTCATTCTTTGAAAGGACATGGAGCTACTATATCTAGCgtgaagttctttggaGAGCTTAACAGCACAACTTGGAGACTAGGATCTGGCGACACAAACGGTGTTGTTAAGGTTTGGGATTTAGTACGCAGGAGCTGCTTACACACAATTCAGGAGCACGCAGCAGCTGTCAGAGGACTTGATTTCCGTGTTTCGGATGCTGACGACGATGTACTTGAGCTCCTATCTGGTGGTAGAGATGACATTGTCAACCTTTATCAACTTGGCTCTACcaaaaaagtcaagctTGTCAAAACTATCCCAGTGCATCAACAAATTGAAGCATGTGGATTCATTCACGATGGCGAGCACCAGGATCTCTTCTACACAGCAGGAGGGGATGCGGTGTATCAAATTTTGTCGCTAGCTACTGCATCAGTCATTAAAAAGACAAACAAGCCAATTGAGGAACTATTTATAATAGGTGTGCTCCCCATTTTACAAGGCTCAAAGATGTATCTAGTTCTTTCCGATCAAACATTATTCTTGGTTGATTTGGAAGcatcttttgttgagccGGACACTGCTGTTGTCATTGAAAGCAAAATAGCTGGTAATCACGGCACAGTAGCTGATATGAGATTCGTTGGGCCGGACCTGAAATTTTTGGCTTTGGCCACCAATTCGCCTGCTCTTAGAGTTATTCCGGCCCCTGACCTGAACGCAAAAAGCATTGTCAGCGATGAGACAACCGCAGCACGAGACCATGCACAAGATTCTAGAGATTGTTTCccgcttgaagttgagctctATGAGGGTCATACTGACTTGCTCAATGCGTTAGACTCAAGTGAAGATGGAAAATGGCTTGCTACGTGTTCCAAAGACCACACAGTAATACTTTGGAGATACAGCTCGGAACTGGAAAAGTTTAAAGCGTACGCTAAGTTTACAGGACATGCAGGCCCAGTTACTGCAGTGGGGTTGCCAAATGTGATGAGAAGTGCGTGGCCTGAATTTATTATAACGGCTTCAAATGATTTGACAATCAAAAAATGGACCGTGCCTAAGCCTGGGCACGAGACTGCCGAGCCACATGTCGTGAAAGTGTCAGACTACACACGCAGGGCCCACGACAAAGATATCAATGCCCTTTCCATCTCGCCTAACGACTCAACCTTCGCAACAGCTTCATATGACAAGACCTGTAAGGTTTGGGATGTTGATAGCGGAGAGCTTCAAGGAACGCTAGCAAACCACAAGCGTGGACTGTGGGACGTCTCTTTCTGTCAATACGACAAACTTCTGGCTACGTGCTCGGGTGACAAAACTGTCAAAGTCTGGTCACTGGACACCTTGTCAGTTGTCAAGACTCTGGAAGGCCACACAAATGCTGTACAAAGGTGTTCattcatcaacaaaaacaagcagcTTGTAAGCACTGGAGCAGACGGGCTAATTAAGTTATGGGACCTATCTACTGGAGAATGTGTCCGCACCTTAGACGCTCATGAAAACAGAATTTGGGCGCTGAGTGTTTTGCATGATGGTGACGAATTTGTTACAGCAGATGCTGACGGTGTCTTCcaattttggaaagatTGTAgcgaagaacaagagaaagagaactTAGAAAATCACAAACGGAAGGTTGAGCAAGATCAATCGCTCCAGAACTACATGTCGCAAGGCGACTGGACGAACGCTTTCTTGTTGGCGATGACCCTGGATCATCCCATGCGACTATATCGGGTTTTGGAGAGCGCCTCTGCCCAGGAAGATGGCAGTTCCGACTTCgttttcaatgaagagcttgataatGTTATCAGCACCTTGAACAACGAGCAGATCATTCTTCTGATGAAAAGAAGTAGGGACTGGAACACGAATGCATCAAAGCACGCTGTGGCTCAGAAGACAATTCGTTGCATTCTTTTGCGTCACAATATCGCGGCTTTGAGTGATATTCCCGGAATAATGAACATTATAGACGCCATAATCCCTTATACTCAAAGACACTACTCCAGACTTGACGGCCTGGTTGAGCAAAGTTATATTTTGGATTACTCGCTGGTGGAAATGGATAAATTCATGTAATATATGTAGTAAGCACTCCTCACTCGGTTCTGATATCACATGACTTTAGAGGTCTAAAATTTGTAGGATGAATGAGCGACGCCGCTTCAATCAAATATGCGATGAgatcaacaacaaggcTTAACATCTTCTAACTTAAGCATCAGGATGTCGTTGGAGGAACGCAACCCGGCCAGGAATTCTGGAAAAAGGACTAGAAGGAgtaagaaaagaagaacggCTGAATCCTCTGATTCTGAatcctcgtcttcgtcgtcatctGGATCTGAGTCTGAACATGAACAGTATGAGCAAAACTTGCCAAACAACGATGGCCAGCTTGAAATCTCGGACGTGGAGTTGTCTGAtgtggaagaaaaggaTGAGAACACCAAGAGCGAAGTTTTGGGGAAagagaccaagaagctgcttaATCAAATTCCTTTCACTACCACTGAGCTTTCAAATGGAAGtgccaaaaacatcaacaacataGACCTTTCCAAGATTCAACGTACAATCGAAGATGCGCAAGAAAAAGTATCACTGTCAAAGGATGAAGGACAACTGAAAAACGCATATTTAAATCTGCTGTTCAAACATTATGGCGAGGATGTCAACTCGTTGAGAGAAGCTCCAGACTTCACTCCCAAGTCACTGGTGCTAATAGCTaacgttttgaaggatgGAGCTCACATGTTCGACATAGATACCTTAAGAACTGTGATGGAATCTGAACAGTAGCATATGAAAGAGAATAGGCCCTTTTGTGTAGTTATGTAATATACAGCATCTTGTAACTAATTGGACAGGAAGAACGTTCAGGCTTGGCATTCAAGGGAGTGCGCTCTTTGGCACATTTCGGCCCCTTTGTTATTCAGTTGTCAATGACCCTAACCATAAACCATGCGGCGCCTGCGGCTATTCCGCCAACGGCCATCATCTGGAAACCTTCACCGATTTTCTTCCTTACCGTACAGCTATCGCTCATTGATATGGCAGCTTTAATGTAGCCAAACCAGAACAGCGTAATGGACATTAATATTATGGAGATAATAAGGCCAGACCCCACCTCCTTCACAAAGAAATACGGAATCAGAGGAACGAAGCCGCCCGCGAAGTAGCCGCCACCGATGGTCAAAGCACTGGTGGTTTGCCTGTTATCGGCCGGCTCTTCGAGTCCGCGGCCATACCTGATTATGAAGTCGACCATCAGCTCTGGGGATTTTTGCAGATCCTTGATAAAAGATATGATAGTTTCGTCTGAGAATTCGGGATTGATCTCTAACAGGATATCCTCGATTTCGTGGTTTATCAAATTCATATTGTTGTAGAACTTgcgcttctctttcttaACCTCGGCGTGGAAGTAGTCCGATTCGCTCTTGGCGCCTAGGTAGCCACCGAGCCCCATGGAAATGGCTCCGGAGATCAGTTCGGCGAAACCACCAGTGATTACGAGTTTGGAATCCCCCAGAGACGACAACCCCGCGGTCAGCGCAAAAGGCACAGTGAGCCCGTCACTCAGCCCGATGATTAGATCGCTCATAAGCCTGGGATCGACCGAGCCGAAAATCCCACCTTTTCTCTCCTCGCGCTTATCTTCGAGCTTGCCACGCTCCTCGTCTGTATTGCTGGAGGACCCGTAGGACGTGTCCGCGTTATCATCATTGGAAAGGAGCGGCGCgttctcgctcttcttgcttaCCAGGTTGACCACCGCGTTCTTAATGGCAACAATTGACATTGTAAACAGGAGGTTGGAATCTTTGTGTTATGTCCAAGCCAAGGGGCGATATTTGCGTTATTCTAGTAGTTCCGCGTAACGCGAGGAAGGTCACGAATTTGGCAGGTGTGAAACCTTTGTGAGACTGGTTTAGAGTGAGCCTGTTGTTGTATTCCAAGCGAAGGGGCCAGGAAGTCTAGTACCGATACTCGAGGGGTGTGCGTAATCTGGCGAATTTACCAAATCGAAACCTTTTGCAACGGGAGAAAGCAGGTCGGCCTTGGGCGTTGAAATGCAGTTATAAATAAGCGTTGGAAGCTTCACGAAGCTCTAGACCTATCTGACTATCGAGCTGACTAGCAGAACTGGCCGGCTTGTTTTTATAAATGAGAGATCCTTTTCTCCTGGAGCAACTAAGGGCATTGTTTACGGGTCATCGCCAACTGGCCAATCAGGAAAAGTTTCATTACTAAGAGAGCGGCAGGGGCGCTGAGAATGATGGAGGCGTCGAGCCTAGCTGAGTTCAAGGGTCGCCAAGCGTGTCCTAGAAAATACAGCTGCCTCGTACTaatcatcaaagaaaagtgCTGGAAAATCCTTATTTTGTTTATATTTCAGAGGTGCCGCACTGCTTTTCCTCTGGCCTGCGACTGTTCGCGTTTCGTGAATGGTCGTCGCATCGAGTGATCTCGTGCAAGCTCTAGCGACGCTGCCGAGCCAAGAAATTGCCAGTCGCGCAGGCGCTGACAATGACCCCCGCTCCAGCTCGAGGAGGGAACTCTAGTCCGTCTAATAAACCCATATTTTTACTACTATACAACGTATCTGTACACCCAGTATACACGTCCGCCTTAAGCCTGGGTGGAGGACGAGTACTTGGTCACGGCTCTGGTACCTTCGGACACAGCGTGCTTGGCCAATTCACCAGGCAGGATCAGTCTGACAGCGGTCTGGATCTCTCTGGCGGAGATGGTAGACTTCTTGTTGTAAGCCGCTAGCTTGGAGGCCTCAGAGGCGATTCTCTCGAAAATGTCGTTGACGAACGAGTTCAGAATCGACATAGACTTTTGTGAGATACCGGTGTCTGGGTGAGTTTGTTTCAGCACCTTGTAGATGTAAGAGGAGTAAGTCTCCTTTCTGACCTTGgttctcttcttgctgGCGTCGACGGAGGAAGCGGTCTTCTTAGCAGCtggcttcttctcagcTGGGGCCTTGGAGGCTGGCTTTTTCTCGGCTTTGGCAGACATTTATGATGGTTTGTGATTTGTGGAGTTGTGTGCTTGGTTTCCTTTCAGCGCTACTGCTCCCCTCGTGGCTGGCGCCTGCCCTTTATATACCCGGTCGTTTTCCCTTATCACTGCTGACGCCACCGTCGACGTGTTCGGGACCAGTATATTCGCATTAACCTGCGCGAAATATGTGGTCCGTCGCTGTCGTAAAttaattttttttcttcaagatttcCTCTTTCGGCAGCCAAGGCGGCGTCCCATAATGAGGACAGAGCCCGCGTTAACCGCAGCAAAGAATTCCTGGCGATGAAAAGGAGCTCGAGATTGTCGTTCCAGGAAATTCGCACGCGGCGCGAACAAAACAGAACAGGTCGGGGAAAAACCAGGCCACGTACACGGAATGTGGCGGAGGGGGTGCCTCAACAATACCGCAAAGCGCAAGGCAAGCAGAGGGCAAGGGGcggcaaattttttataTAAAGAGCATTGGAGTTGAGTGATGATACAGACTTTCCTTGTTTGATCGTTAAGATAAACTCAAGTTAATCTATTAAACACTACAGAATATTATAATGTCCGGTAAAGGTGGTAAAGCTGGTTCTGCTGCTAAGGCTTCTCAATCTAGATCTGCTAAGGCTGGTCTGACCTTCCCAGTGGGTAGAGTCCACAGACTTCTGAGAAGAGGTAACTACGCCCAGAGAGTTGGTTCCGGTGCTCCAGTCTACTTGACTGCTGTTTTGGAGTACTTGGCCGCCGAAATTTTGGAATTGGCTGGTAACGCCGCCAGAGacaacaagaagaccagAATTATCCCACGTCACTTGCAGTTGGCCATCAGAAATGATGACGAGCTGAACAAGCTGCTGGGCAATGTCACCATTGCCCAAGGTGGTGTTTTGCCAAACATTCACCAAAACTTGCTGCCCAAGAAGTCCGGGAAGCCTGGAAAGGAGTCCCAAGAGCTGTGATCGGTCACATTGCGTTAGCGCAGTGCAAATTGGGTTTATTTTGCGACAATAGGGTTGTGAATTAGTGTTTAAGTGTATATTAGGATCTTTAAAAACGTCAGGCACTTTTAGTAATTAGCGCGAGCGCTTGAATAGTCTCTGAAAAAAGCCCACTTTTACCTGTTTCGTGGGCACGGGGCCAGTTGCGGCCGGGCTCGAGTTTGCGGTGGTGGCCTTCATGACTTGCGGCGCAGGAACGGTCTCCTCAGTTTCTGGTGGGGTTGCGGCGGCTATACGCACGGGTTCAGAAGAGACAGCGCTGCTTTGTAGGGGCCCCGAAGCAGACCCCCGCATGCTTCGTCGCGAAACATTGGAATCCATAGAATACAAAGTCGATGTCTGAGGCTCGGCCTGCGCAGACGACCCGGTTCCAGCGGGTCGCGACGCTTGCGTAGAAGCATTCGCTACAGGCTCGTTTTTCTTGTCCTGGTAGCCATAATTCTCTTGGCTGAACTGAGCCACCTTGCTAAAGAAACTTTTGACCCTTGACCGAGGGGGCCCTCGCTGCGCCGCATCACTAGCAGGCTGCTGTGTTGACACCGGGGCTTCCTGGTATAAGTCCGGTTTCTGGGCGCTCTGAGCCTCAGGAATTTCCCTAGGTTCCTCCATTGAATCAGCTGCGAACTTTTTGCGAGCAATCTCCAACGCTTTCGCGTATATCTCGTCATCGTTCATTCTGCGCTGGGGCTGCGTTTGAGGGCTTGGTACAGGAGCGTCCGCTGGGGCCTCTGTGCGCCTTGAGGGGGAAATTACTTGAGAAAAACTTCTCCGCATAGTGTTCCTCCGGGTTGAGCCAGGTGCAGGCCCTTCGTGTCTCGCCGGCTCACTTGGTACCACAGGGTCTCTAAGCGAACTCACGCGCCTTGATTTGCGCCCCGAAGTTCCTGTAGGCCCCATTGATCCCGCAGCCACCTTCTGCTCAGCGCGGTCACCGTACACCTTGCGCTGGGCAGCTGCTAGCGCCTTGGCGTACTGCTCTTGCTCTGTTAAGGCCTTCCGGGGCAAAGCTGATCTCTTGGGTTTAGCTTCGCGGGGGGAAGCCTGGCGCTGTGCACGCTGTGGCGGCGGAGAAGGCAAGACATCAATTGCATCGCTGTATTCAGTGCCGTCCTCGTCGTTTTCAGCGTCACCATCCTCAttgtcttcttcctcaaggGTTTCACCATGGGTGAAGTCTGAAGTAAACTCGTCAAAGTGCCGCTCGGCATCACCAAGAGGGCTCGTGGTGGTGCTGGTGGTTGTGGTTTCAACGTACTCGTAACCATTAATTTTGCGCACGGTTTGGCGAGTGATGGATTGCGTCCGCCCCATGGGGTCTCTAACCTCCGTAGTTTTGACCGTAATAGAGCGGCTTGGGCTTGCGAGCGAGTTGGTTCTAGAGCCGGTAGTGGGCCCAGAAACAGCACGGCGTGTCTGCCCTGCGGAGCCCAAAAGGGAGCTAGTCCTGGATCCCAATGCGCCGTTCGTAGCTGGACGCCTGCGGCTGGTGCCATTGCTACTCGGGTGTCGCATACTGTAGCTGCGAGTGTAAGGTGTGCCGGACACACCGTGATTTGCTCTGGCAGGAGGGTGAACTAGCGAGCGACTGCGCCCTGCAGCACCGGCCGCTGCCGCGGAGAGGGCATGCCCCCCACCCGTACTATCTTTCTGCTGATAGTGGTAGTCATAGCGTGATAGGTCCGGCTTCTTCTGCGGCTTCCTGTGAATACCAAGAACCATTTTGGCGTGCAATGGCCGATATATTAAGATGTGTCAAAAACATCCCCGGCGGATCCTTAACATACCTTTAATTATCAAGTTTCTCCGATCATATCATACgtttgttttttttagTTTGCTTACTTAATCGCACTGACATGCTCGCAAGCTTCGCGATGGCGCTTTTCGGATGTACCGAAGCTCTTCTGGAGACGCGCTTCTTACAAGACTAGCTAAGGGACAACTCTTTTCGTTCTCGCACTATCAGTGTCTTTGATCGAGCTATCGCATTCATTTGAacgctttttctttgcacGGCGCCTTCGTTGTTCCTGGCAAAAGCAAACTCGCTTCCATCCCGAACCTAGAACACCAAAATGTGTTTGCTGGCAGTCCAACAAGCGTCGGAGTCTATCAGACTTGGCAGTTAGCTGCAGTATACTTGTTTTAATAAGTTTTGTCTCTCTCCAAATTCAGGCACTAtggccgagtggttaaggcgAGAGACTcgaacttttcttgagagatCTCTTGGGCTATGCCCGCGTCGGTTCAAATCCGGCTGGTGtcgaattttttttgaagatacGGCCTGATAGGATATGATGCCTACAAAACCAGATAGCACAGTTGCATCACACGTTTTCCTCCCCAACGAAGAGAAGCTATATATTCTTGAATCACGTCTTTAGCCTCTACATCCCCAAGTTCTCACCATGACGGTCACATGACACGGCTATAGCCTTAAGCTTTTCGTGCTGCGTTGATATATATGCTTTCAGTGTATAATAGAAGCGTCGCTTCAGCCCGCGGGTTTGGTTTTGTGTTGGCCATCCTCAGACGTTAAGTCTACATATGCGCGCGTCACTTAcggaaacaaaaacgagTTTTA
Encoded here:
- the UTP13 gene encoding U3 snoRNA-associated protein UTP13 (highly similar to uniprot|Q05946 Saccharomyces cerevisiae YLR222C UTP13 Nucleolar protein component of the small subunit (SSU) processome containing the U3 snoRNA that is involved in processing of pre-18S rRNA), which translates into the protein MDLKSSYSNSELRPFYAGSGAVASVSEDGRLLATSVIDEVNIIELAPTKRVLHRIENDDEQEITALKLTPDGEYLCYVSQAQLLRIYHLRSKRVVRSMKVSSPVYVIDCDPSSTLVALGGTDGSVSVIDIENGYVTHSLKGHGATISSVKFFGELNSTTWRLGSGDTNGVVKVWDLVRRSCLHTIQEHAAAVRGLDFRVSDADDDVLELLSGGRDDIVNLYQLGSTKKVKLVKTIPVHQQIEACGFIHDGEHQDLFYTAGGDAVYQILSLATASVIKKTNKPIEELFIIGVLPILQGSKMYLVLSDQTLFLVDLEASFVEPDTAVVIESKIAGNHGTVADMRFVGPDLKFLALATNSPALRVIPAPDLNAKSIVSDETTAARDHAQDSRDCFPLEVELYEGHTDLLNALDSSEDGKWLATCSKDHTVILWRYSSELEKFKAYAKFTGHAGPVTAVGLPNVMRSAWPEFIITASNDLTIKKWTVPKPGHETAEPHVVKVSDYTRRAHDKDINALSISPNDSTFATASYDKTCKVWDVDSGELQGTLANHKRGLWDVSFCQYDKLLATCSGDKTVKVWSLDTLSVVKTLEGHTNAVQRCSFINKNKQLVSTGADGLIKLWDLSTGECVRTLDAHENRIWALSVLHDGDEFVTADADGVFQFWKDCSEEQEKENLENHKRKVEQDQSLQNYMSQGDWTNAFLLAMTLDHPMRLYRVLESASAQEDGSSDFVFNEELDNVISTLNNEQIILLMKRSRDWNTNASKHAVAQKTIRCILLRHNIAALSDIPGIMNIIDAIIPYTQRHYSRLDGLVEQSYILDYSLVEMDKFM
- the RSA3 gene encoding Rsa3p (some similarities with uniprot|Q05942 Saccharomyces cerevisiae YLR221C RSA3 Protein with a likely role in ribosomal maturation required for accumulation of wild-type levels of large (60S) ribosomal subunits binds to the helicase Dbp6p in pre-60S ribosomal particles in the nucleolus), yielding MSLEERNPARNSGKRTRRSKKRRTAESSDSESSSSSSSGSESEHEQYEQNLPNNDGQLEISDVELSDVEEKDENTKSEVLGKETKKLLNQIPFTTTELSNGSAKNINNIDLSKIQRTIEDAQEKVSLSKDEGQLKNAYLNLLFKHYGEDVNSLREAPDFTPKSLVLIANVLKDGAHMFDIDTLRTVMESEQ
- the CCC1 gene encoding Ccc1p (similar to uniprot|P47818 Saccharomyces cerevisiae YLR220W CCC1 Functions in the homeostasis of both calcium and manganese ions Possible transmembrane Ca2 transporter); amino-acid sequence: MSIVAIKNAVVNLVSKKSENAPLLSNDDNADTSYGSSSNTDEERGKLEDKREERKGGIFGSVDPRLMSDLIIGLSDGLTVPFALTAGLSSLGDSKLVITGGFAELISGAISMGLGGYLGAKSESDYFHAEVKKEKRKFYNNMNLINHEIEDILLEINPEFSDETIISFIKDLQKSPELMVDFIIRYGRGLEEPADNRQTTSALTIGGGYFAGGFVPLIPYFFVKEVGSGLIISIILMSITLFWFGYIKAAISMSDSCTVRKKIGEGFQMMAVGGIAAGAAWFMVRVIDN
- the HTB1 gene encoding histone H2B (similar to uniprot|P02293 Saccharomyces cerevisiae YDR224C HTB1 One of two nearly identical (see HTB2) histone H2B subtypes required for chromatin assembly and chromosome function Rad6p-Bre1p-Lge1p mediated ubiquitination regulates transcriptional activation meiotic DSB formation and H3 methylation and similar to YBL002W uniprot|P02294 Saccharomyces cerevisiae YBL002W HTB2 One of two nearly identical (see HTB2) histone H2B subtypes required for chromatin assembly and chromosome function; Rad6p-Bre1p-Lge1p mediated ubiquitination regulates transcriptional activation, meiotic DSB formation and H3 methylation), which gives rise to MSAKAEKKPASKAPAEKKPAAKKTASSVDASKKRTKVRKETYSSYIYKVLKQTHPDTGISQKSMSILNSFVNDIFERIASEASKLAAYNKKSTISAREIQTAVRLILPGELAKHAVSEGTRAVTKYSSSTQA
- the HTA1 gene encoding histone H2A (similar to uniprot|P04911 Saccharomyces cerevisiae YDR225W HTA1 One of two nearly identical (see also HTA2) histone H2A subtypes core histone required for chromatin assembly and chromosome function DNA damage- dependent phosphorylation by Mec1p facilitates DNA repair acetylated by Nat4p and similar to YBL003C uniprot|P04912 Saccharomyces cerevisiae YBL003C HTA2 One of two nearly identical (see also HTA1) histone H2A subtypes; core histone required for chromatin assembly and chromosome function; DNA damage-dependent phosphorylation by Mec1p facilitates DNA repair; acetylated by Nat4p), encoding MSGKGGKAGSAAKASQSRSAKAGLTFPVGRVHRLLRRGNYAQRVGSGAPVYLTAVLEYLAAEILELAGNAARDNKKTRIIPRHLQLAIRNDDELNKLLGNVTIAQGGVLPNIHQNLLPKKSGKPGKESQEL
- the MSC3 gene encoding Msc3p (weakly similar to uniprot|Q7LIF4 Saccharomyces cerevisiae YLR219W MSC3 Protein of unknown function green fluorescent protein (GFP)-fusion protein localizes to the cell periphery msc3 mutants are defective in directing meiotic recombination events to homologous chromatids potential Cdc28p substrate), coding for MVLGIHRKPQKKPDLSRYDYHYQQKDSTGGGHALSAAAAGAAGRSRSLVHPPARANHGVSGTPYTRSYSMRHPSSNGTSRRRPATNGALGSRTSSLLGSAGQTRRAVSGPTTGSRTNSLASPSRSITVKTTEVRDPMGRTQSITRQTVRKINGYEYVETTTTSTTTSPLGDAERHFDEFTSDFTHGETLEEEDNEDGDAENDEDGTEYSDAIDVLPSPPPQRAQRQASPREAKPKRSALPRKALTEQEQYAKALAAAQRKVYGDRAEQKVAAGSMGPTGTSGRKSRRVSSLRDPVVPSEPARHEGPAPGSTRRNTMRRSFSQVISPSRRTEAPADAPVPSPQTQPQRRMNDDEIYAKALEIARKKFAADSMEEPREIPEAQSAQKPDLYQEAPVSTQQPASDAAQRGPPRSRVKSFFSKVAQFSQENYGYQDKKNEPVANASTQASRPAGTGSSAQAEPQTSTLYSMDSNVSRRSMRGSASGPLQSSAVSSEPVRIAAATPPETEETVPAPQVMKATTANSSPAATGPVPTKQVKVGFFQRLFKRSR